The Meiothermus cerbereus DSM 11376 genome includes a window with the following:
- a CDS encoding menaquinone biosynthesis decarboxylase, with product MYKNLQAFIADLERRQELIRIKEPVSCELEITEIADRMVKSGGPALLFENVEGRDFPVFIGGFGTAERTARAMGVKSLDDLAARVANLMNLNPGKGGLKAAFAMLPKLRELKGFFPKKVRGGPVQEVVWRGDQVDLSRLPILKCWPLDGGPYITLPLVISKDPENGELNLGMYRIQVLDKQSTAMHWQLHKVGRRHYDKAKKLGKRLEVAVALGGDPILTYAATAPVPPIPGVNEFNLAGFLRGQPVELARGITVDLPVPAEAEFILEGYIDPAEDLVVEGPFGDHTGFYTLEDLYPRFHLTAITHRKNAIYPATIVGRPPMEDAYLIEASERLFLPAAQLILPEICDYHMPPAGVAHNWVNVSIEKRYPGQGYKVANGLFGLGQMMFAKVIVVLDAGAPLKGPQALQAALLRAVPGRDTLVSRGPIDVLDHSSRAMGYGGKLIIDGTTKLDEEGGPLPFTLRAHPSLPVIPGVQQKQLPGIWMATLEKTRPHQAREVAQALLAAPQSTGIRLLLLTDSDTALEFDEVMWAVLNNIDPERDAWVLPGVEGPVLVLDGTRKLAEEGFSRRWPPKIVMSPEIVRRVNERWGRLGLPFLPPKGTPVPQS from the coding sequence ATGTATAAGAACCTTCAGGCCTTCATCGCCGACCTCGAGCGCCGCCAGGAGCTCATTCGTATCAAAGAGCCGGTCTCCTGCGAGCTAGAAATCACCGAAATAGCCGACCGCATGGTCAAGTCGGGCGGCCCGGCCTTGCTCTTCGAAAACGTGGAGGGCCGCGACTTCCCGGTCTTCATCGGGGGGTTTGGCACTGCCGAGCGCACCGCGCGGGCTATGGGTGTAAAAAGCCTGGACGACCTAGCTGCAAGGGTGGCCAACCTGATGAACCTCAACCCCGGTAAGGGCGGCCTCAAGGCGGCTTTCGCTATGCTGCCCAAGCTTCGGGAGCTTAAGGGCTTCTTCCCCAAAAAAGTGCGCGGCGGGCCGGTACAGGAGGTGGTCTGGCGAGGCGACCAGGTAGACCTCTCCCGGCTACCCATCCTCAAGTGCTGGCCCCTGGACGGTGGCCCCTACATCACGCTGCCGCTGGTGATATCTAAAGACCCAGAAAACGGGGAGCTCAACCTTGGCATGTACCGGATACAGGTACTGGATAAGCAGTCCACCGCCATGCACTGGCAACTGCACAAGGTCGGGCGGCGACACTACGACAAGGCCAAAAAGCTGGGGAAGCGGCTGGAGGTGGCGGTGGCCCTGGGCGGCGACCCCATTCTGACCTACGCCGCCACCGCCCCCGTACCCCCCATCCCGGGCGTGAACGAGTTCAACCTGGCCGGCTTTCTGCGGGGGCAGCCGGTCGAGCTGGCCCGCGGTATAACCGTGGATCTGCCGGTTCCTGCCGAGGCCGAGTTCATCCTGGAAGGCTACATAGACCCCGCCGAAGACCTGGTGGTGGAGGGGCCCTTTGGCGACCATACCGGCTTCTATACCTTAGAAGACCTCTACCCCCGCTTCCACCTTACCGCCATTACCCACCGTAAAAACGCCATCTACCCCGCCACCATCGTGGGCCGGCCCCCAATGGAGGACGCCTACCTGATCGAGGCCTCCGAACGGCTTTTTCTACCCGCAGCCCAGCTTATCCTGCCTGAGATCTGCGACTACCACATGCCGCCCGCCGGGGTAGCCCACAACTGGGTCAACGTGAGCATCGAGAAGCGCTATCCCGGCCAGGGTTACAAGGTGGCCAACGGCCTGTTTGGTCTGGGCCAGATGATGTTCGCCAAGGTGATCGTGGTGCTGGACGCCGGGGCCCCGCTCAAAGGCCCCCAGGCCCTGCAGGCCGCTTTACTCAGGGCCGTGCCGGGGCGCGACACCCTGGTCTCGCGCGGCCCCATCGATGTGCTCGATCACTCCTCCCGCGCCATGGGCTACGGCGGGAAGCTGATCATCGATGGCACCACCAAGCTAGACGAAGAAGGCGGCCCCCTGCCCTTTACCCTCAGGGCCCACCCCAGCCTGCCGGTCATTCCGGGGGTACAGCAGAAGCAACTGCCCGGCATCTGGATGGCCACTTTGGAGAAAACCCGTCCCCACCAAGCACGGGAGGTGGCCCAGGCGCTCCTGGCAGCCCCCCAGAGTACCGGTATCCGCTTGCTGCTCCTGACCGATAGCGACACCGCCCTCGAGTTCGACGAGGTCATGTGGGCGGTGCTCAACAACATCGACCCCGAACGCGACGCCTGGGTGCTGCCGGGCGTGGAAGGCCCGGTGCTGGTGCTGGACGGCACCCGCAAGCTGGCCGAGGAAGGCTTTAGCCGCCGCTGGCCGCCCAAAATTGTGATGTCGCCCGAAATTGTGCGTCGAGTAAACGAACGCTGGGGTCGTCTGGGACTACCCTTCCTGCCCCCTAAAGGCACACCTGTACCCCAGTCCTGA
- a CDS encoding YraN family protein, with the protein MKGAWAEARACTYLQAKGYVLLGQNKRTPFGEIDLWMRDGPVYVAVEVKQRRGATFGTPLEALTPTKYRRIYQSVLYLLGRDDLPVRLEAVLVYGTPQQFRLEHLRLD; encoded by the coding sequence GTGAAGGGTGCTTGGGCTGAAGCACGGGCCTGCACGTACCTGCAGGCCAAAGGGTATGTTCTGCTAGGGCAGAATAAGCGCACGCCCTTTGGCGAAATAGACCTCTGGATGCGGGATGGGCCGGTTTATGTGGCCGTTGAGGTCAAGCAACGGCGGGGAGCCACCTTCGGCACACCCCTCGAGGCCCTCACGCCCACCAAGTACCGGCGCATCTACCAGTCGGTTCTCTATTTGCTGGGGCGGGATGATCTGCCGGTGCGGCTCGAGGCGGTCTTGGTATATGGTACGCCCCAGCAGTTTCGCCTCGAGCACCTTCGCCTGGATTAA
- a CDS encoding PASTA domain-containing protein has product MSLLDDKFTILSEEPAQGFLRPYWVQTPEGIKGQLYWFEVHTPEARTAFHRYKNAIRRLEAQGFLPPGVLVSANPGRYYVFWPEQAKAALKARRLKPLLEVLEPFGYQESDLEVSEVGGRPLVGKLRPQVSSSPKGSSRTDLSPSLPTLPTEPPPAKVEMPRKPSPPPRIGETRSRLPKPVHRANWPGWLPGLLMLALGSMALWQAANSYLNPPEYVLPDLVGKTPRQALEAVRAYGLKVEFVEGSDVSLPKDQILEQTPDPGTRVKPGRRLELVVNKPRFGSVPTVSGRSLEDARQALEAAGYRLAGITRIASGDTADTVLSSIPREGQPLPPGQGVRLLVSSGARPPARETLVPDLTGLTEEEARYILTVAELQAQTVQVASGAPDGLVIGQEPGPGVVLPRETVVRVLVAAQPMASVPKASPFAPPRLEPPRPPEPTPIPEPTNPNANPPTPSPAPTGPQERRVNVSYTLPENIPSAVVVITVQDEVLVNTVFEGPVQQPWSFSQEIVVRGSAVLRVVVNGEQVLETPL; this is encoded by the coding sequence GTGTCGCTACTGGACGATAAGTTCACTATTCTGAGCGAAGAGCCCGCTCAGGGTTTTTTGCGCCCGTACTGGGTGCAAACACCGGAGGGAATCAAGGGGCAGTTGTACTGGTTCGAAGTGCATACGCCTGAGGCCCGCACCGCCTTTCACCGCTACAAAAACGCCATTCGCCGGCTCGAGGCCCAGGGTTTTTTGCCCCCGGGGGTGCTGGTCTCGGCCAACCCTGGGCGCTACTATGTGTTCTGGCCCGAACAGGCCAAAGCAGCGCTCAAGGCCCGGCGGCTCAAGCCTCTGCTGGAAGTACTCGAGCCTTTTGGCTACCAGGAAAGCGACCTCGAGGTCAGCGAAGTCGGTGGGCGGCCCCTGGTTGGGAAGTTGCGCCCCCAGGTCAGCTCATCTCCCAAAGGATCAAGCCGCACCGACCTGAGCCCCAGTCTTCCCACCCTTCCCACTGAACCACCCCCAGCCAAGGTCGAGATGCCCCGCAAACCCAGCCCACCCCCCCGCATCGGCGAAACCAGATCCCGCCTTCCAAAGCCCGTCCACCGTGCAAACTGGCCCGGCTGGCTTCCAGGCCTGCTCATGCTGGCGTTAGGAAGCATGGCCCTCTGGCAGGCCGCGAACAGCTATCTGAACCCGCCGGAGTACGTCCTGCCTGACCTGGTGGGCAAGACCCCCCGGCAGGCCCTCGAGGCGGTGCGGGCCTATGGCCTCAAGGTGGAGTTTGTCGAGGGCAGCGATGTCTCGTTGCCCAAGGATCAGATTCTGGAACAGACCCCCGACCCCGGCACCCGCGTCAAACCCGGGCGTCGGCTCGAGCTGGTCGTCAACAAACCCCGTTTTGGCAGCGTGCCCACCGTGAGCGGTCGCTCGCTCGAGGATGCCCGCCAGGCCCTCGAGGCTGCGGGCTATCGCCTTGCTGGCATCACCCGCATCGCCTCGGGCGATACCGCCGACACCGTTCTGTCCAGCATTCCCCGCGAAGGCCAGCCCCTCCCCCCTGGCCAGGGGGTGCGCCTGCTGGTCTCTAGCGGAGCCCGGCCCCCAGCGCGCGAGACCCTGGTGCCCGACCTCACCGGCCTCACCGAAGAGGAAGCCCGCTACATCCTGACCGTAGCCGAACTCCAGGCCCAGACTGTGCAGGTAGCCTCGGGCGCACCCGATGGGCTGGTGATCGGCCAGGAACCCGGCCCGGGCGTGGTCTTGCCCCGCGAAACAGTCGTGCGCGTCCTGGTGGCGGCCCAGCCCATGGCCTCCGTCCCCAAGGCCTCCCCCTTCGCACCGCCCCGGCTGGAACCGCCGCGGCCACCTGAACCCACCCCCATCCCCGAACCCACCAACCCCAATGCCAACCCGCCCACCCCCTCCCCTGCACCCACAGGGCCGCAAGAACGCAGGGTCAACGTGAGCTATACCCTGCCGGAAAATATACCGAGTGCCGTGGTAGTCATCACCGTACAGGACGAGGTTTTGGTCAATACCGTGTTTGAAGGGCCGGTACAGCAACCCTGGAGCTTTAGCCAGGAGATTGTGGTGCGCGGCAGTGCGGTGCTGCGGGTAGTGGTCAACGGAGAGCAGGTACTGGAAACCCCGCTGTGA
- a CDS encoding class I SAM-dependent methyltransferase → MTSHFSRVAFTYDRTRYHPPEVSGRIATAITAPVEKLFRDPLFLEIGAGTGRISVPIIARGYRYIALDDNPAMLEVLRQKVAGVARKARLVEADARELPFERDSLHAVIAVHFWHLLDNWQQALQESLRVLRPGGFLFEGWDQSNDESEDWRIQQKWKEILAGMGYQLARGRHQARLAEVEKELIRRGLEPKSRTIADWVELRSPRTSLEMLMERIYSFTWEVPEEVFRPSVAELAQWVAATYPDPDVEYPIHWKFVLRTSRV, encoded by the coding sequence ATGACTTCTCATTTTAGTCGGGTAGCTTTTACCTACGACCGGACGCGGTATCATCCGCCGGAGGTTTCCGGGCGTATCGCGACCGCCATCACCGCACCCGTCGAGAAGCTGTTCCGCGACCCCTTGTTTTTGGAAATCGGTGCTGGAACAGGGCGAATTTCGGTGCCGATTATCGCTCGAGGGTATCGCTACATTGCCCTGGACGACAACCCGGCTATGCTCGAGGTTCTGCGGCAAAAAGTGGCCGGGGTGGCCCGCAAGGCCCGCCTGGTCGAGGCCGATGCCCGCGAGCTGCCCTTTGAACGCGATAGCCTGCATGCCGTAATTGCCGTACACTTCTGGCACCTGCTGGACAACTGGCAGCAGGCGCTGCAAGAAAGCCTGCGGGTACTGCGCCCAGGCGGTTTTTTATTTGAGGGCTGGGATCAGTCCAACGATGAAAGCGAGGACTGGCGCATCCAGCAAAAGTGGAAGGAAATTCTGGCTGGTATGGGCTATCAGCTGGCGCGGGGCCGCCACCAGGCCCGCCTGGCCGAGGTGGAAAAAGAGCTGATCCGGCGCGGCCTCGAGCCTAAATCCCGGACGATAGCCGACTGGGTCGAGCTACGCAGTCCTCGGACGAGTCTCGAAATGCTTATGGAGCGCATATATTCTTTTACCTGGGAGGTTCCAGAGGAGGTTTTCAGACCCTCGGTGGCCGAGCTGGCCCAGTGGGTGGCCGCGACCTACCCCGACCCGGACGTGGAATACCCGATCCACTGGAAGTTTGTGTTGCGCACCAGCCGGGTTTAA
- a CDS encoding carbohydrate kinase family protein, whose amino-acid sequence MANLKPLIALGDLTWDVLAKPNTLLLPGGDTTGRVLLMGGGSAANVAVWASRVGYPAGFIGEVGRDRFGEFAVQELAAEGVMPHIIWNSSTPTGVILVLIDAAGQRSMLTSQGADFELHPEEVPVEVIQQAGHLHVTAWSLFTDPPRQAALKAVQVARDAGITISFDPASFQMIREIGREEFRRMTRGLSLDFVFPNLDEGQALTGAQNPREILEILQKLYPEAMILLKLAADGALILDRGSLIELQATRDQPVDATGAGDSFGGAFLGHYLRSKDAQAAGQLAVQVAGWVIGRFGARPPMDAEIKRRIEQFGFTRLEQP is encoded by the coding sequence ATGGCGAACCTCAAACCTCTCATTGCTCTTGGCGACCTCACCTGGGATGTGCTGGCCAAACCCAATACCCTGCTGCTGCCCGGCGGCGATACCACTGGAAGGGTTTTGTTGATGGGCGGTGGAAGCGCGGCCAATGTGGCAGTTTGGGCATCCCGGGTGGGGTATCCGGCTGGATTTATCGGGGAAGTAGGGCGCGACCGCTTCGGCGAGTTTGCCGTGCAGGAGCTGGCTGCAGAGGGTGTAATGCCCCACATCATCTGGAACAGCAGCACCCCCACCGGGGTAATTCTGGTACTTATAGACGCCGCAGGGCAACGCTCGATGCTCACCTCACAAGGCGCCGACTTTGAATTGCACCCCGAGGAAGTGCCGGTAGAAGTCATTCAGCAGGCCGGGCATCTGCACGTGACGGCCTGGTCGCTCTTTACCGACCCCCCTCGTCAGGCCGCGCTCAAGGCCGTGCAGGTAGCACGCGATGCCGGCATCACCATCTCCTTCGACCCGGCCTCGTTTCAGATGATTCGGGAAATCGGACGGGAGGAGTTTCGCCGCATGACTCGAGGGCTTTCCCTGGACTTTGTGTTTCCCAACCTCGATGAAGGCCAGGCCCTTACCGGGGCTCAGAACCCCAGGGAGATTCTCGAGATCCTGCAAAAGCTCTATCCCGAAGCCATGATTTTGCTCAAACTGGCTGCCGATGGCGCCCTAATTCTCGACCGGGGCAGCCTGATCGAACTTCAGGCCACCCGCGACCAGCCAGTAGATGCTACTGGTGCAGGCGATTCGTTTGGAGGGGCCTTCCTGGGGCATTACCTACGCTCCAAAGACGCCCAGGCAGCCGGTCAATTAGCCGTGCAGGTAGCGGGTTGGGTGATTGGGCGGTTTGGGGCCCGCCCACCCATGGACGCAGAGATTAAGCGGCGCATCGAGCAGTTTGGCTTTACCAGGTTAGAGCAGCCTTAG
- a CDS encoding tyrosine-type recombinase/integrase, translating to MTISEAIEYFLSDHRRLGSRPATIQWHRTILNLLLKDHLEAPVTALNKPLMVKVLDREVSTNTKANYEKSLRAFTRALYRDGLIARFPFEGMKRPREEYKPKKTLTQEEINRLFAVASSDPRYRLRNRAMLFVLLQAGLRASEVARMQVEDVDWENAAIIVRGKTGDAFVPMSRDVYQAMRAYLTKERRGQSRYFFVTGKQGVTGRSVSRWVQRLAERAKLTRPIGPHLLRHTFATSYLKAGGDAFRLQRLMRHKTASMTQRYLNLVLDDIAVDLNRKVSRPEP from the coding sequence ATGACCATTTCTGAGGCTATCGAATACTTCCTCTCGGACCACCGTAGGCTCGGTTCGCGCCCGGCCACCATCCAGTGGCACCGCACCATCCTTAACCTCCTGCTGAAGGACCACCTCGAGGCCCCGGTTACCGCCTTGAACAAGCCCCTCATGGTCAAGGTGCTGGACCGGGAGGTTTCTACCAACACCAAGGCCAACTACGAGAAGTCCTTGAGGGCTTTCACCCGGGCACTATACCGCGATGGGCTCATTGCCAGGTTCCCCTTCGAAGGCATGAAGCGCCCTCGGGAGGAGTACAAGCCCAAGAAGACCTTGACCCAAGAGGAGATAAACCGGCTCTTCGCTGTGGCCTCGTCTGACCCACGCTACCGGCTTCGTAACCGGGCCATGCTGTTCGTCCTGCTCCAGGCTGGCCTGCGGGCTTCAGAAGTAGCCCGGATGCAGGTTGAGGATGTGGACTGGGAGAACGCCGCCATCATCGTGCGGGGCAAGACCGGGGATGCCTTCGTGCCGATGAGCCGTGACGTGTACCAGGCCATGAGGGCTTACCTGACCAAGGAGCGGAGGGGCCAGAGCCGCTACTTCTTCGTCACCGGCAAGCAGGGGGTCACCGGACGCTCGGTGAGCCGCTGGGTCCAGCGACTTGCGGAGCGGGCCAAACTCACCAGACCTATCGGCCCCCACCTGTTGCGCCATACCTTCGCCACGAGCTACCTGAAGGCCGGGGGTGACGCTTTCCGGTTACAGCGGCTGATGCGCCACAAAACAGCCTCTATGACCCAGCGGTACTTGAATCTGGTGCTGGACGACATCGCAGTAGACCTCAACCGCAAGGTCTCTCGACCGGAGCCGTGA
- a CDS encoding recombinase family protein codes for MKTVAYIRVSTAEQADQGVSLEAQAARLSAYCIAQGWPQPEIVEDAGVSAKSLDRPGLGRILEAIRRKQVGRLLVLKLDRLTRSVADLSPLLKALDRGNCQLVSLGESLDTSTAAGRLMLNLLVSVSQWEREAIAERTRIALRHKRSTKAVYNHDPLGFRRVGETLQRVEEEFATAVRVLELYRQGHGLNAIARRLNAEAIPTKTGGQWYASTVKRIVERPELYGL; via the coding sequence ATGAAGACTGTCGCCTACATCCGAGTTAGCACCGCCGAACAAGCCGACCAGGGGGTATCCCTCGAGGCCCAAGCTGCTCGACTAAGCGCTTATTGCATCGCCCAAGGCTGGCCCCAGCCCGAAATCGTGGAGGATGCCGGGGTAAGCGCTAAGAGCTTGGACCGTCCAGGTCTGGGGCGAATCCTCGAGGCCATCCGACGTAAGCAGGTAGGCCGCTTGCTGGTGCTCAAGCTGGACCGGCTCACCCGCTCGGTGGCCGACCTCTCGCCCTTGCTCAAGGCCCTGGACCGGGGTAACTGCCAGCTAGTGTCCTTGGGCGAGTCCCTGGATACCTCCACGGCAGCCGGAAGACTGATGCTCAACCTGCTGGTCTCGGTTAGCCAGTGGGAACGGGAGGCCATCGCAGAGCGCACCCGCATAGCCTTGAGGCACAAGCGCAGTACTAAAGCGGTTTACAACCATGACCCGCTGGGCTTCAGGCGGGTCGGGGAGACCCTGCAACGGGTGGAGGAGGAATTCGCCACGGCGGTGCGGGTGCTCGAGCTTTATCGGCAAGGCCACGGGCTCAACGCCATCGCCCGGAGGTTGAACGCTGAGGCCATCCCCACCAAGACCGGAGGACAGTGGTACGCTAGCACGGTCAAGCGGATTGTCGAGCGGCCTGAGCTCTATGGGCTCTAG